CATCTGGGCGTTCCTGCTCGCAATTATCTGGACCTGTGCGATCGATCCCAAGCCGGGAGAACGACTTCCCCTGCGGGCGATCTGGGAGCGATTCCCGAAATTCGTCCTCGGCTACCTCGCCACGTTCGCACTGGCCCTCATTTTGGCTCACACCCTCACTCACCGGGGAGGAGAACTCAAAACCGCCATCGAACAGGTGGATATTTTTCGCAGATTGTTCTTCGTCCTGACCTTTTTCACCATCGGCATGACCTCCAATTTCCGCAAACTGAGAGAGGAAGGACTCGCGCGATTGGCCCTCGTGTATGTGATCTGCTTATTTGGGTTTATCCTTTGGATTGGATTGGCAATCTCCTGGCTCTTTTTCCACGGAGTTTATCCGCCGATCGTGCAGGGGAACTAGGAACAACACCGGCCTGCATCAATCAGTGGGCGGAAGATTGCACAAGCCGGATTATTAGGAGCGACACTTATGTCACCGACGCACGATACACCGGCAGGGGACAAGCTGGTGACTTCCCCGGATCCCGGAGGAGAAGGGGAGGGCAGATCGTCGGCGGAGTCTCAGCCTTCCGCGGCGGAGCATGCTCCCACTTTCGCTCAGGAGATGGCACGCATTCCCTATGAACCCTTACTGGGAGCGGAAAAGAAATTGATCGTTGGCTCGTTGCTTTTGGGATTGGTCTTGTTGATCGTCCTATATGGTTTGAGCCAACTTTTCTTTACGGTTCCGGCGGCCGGACATTAGCTCGTCGTTAGATTGGAATCTCTCGGCGAAGCCTTTCTCCTCATAGTCCCTCATATTTTCGCATTAGCAAACGCCAACAATACGGATGGAAATCACGAGAGCGAGATTGCCGATTGGGAGGGGGAAAAATGCGTTTCAGACCCGGCAGGCGGGAATTTCTGGATTTGACAATGGACATTTTGGAGGCCAGATTATAGTATAAGCCCTTTCTCTCCCCCCTACTCAAATTTGGGCTTGGCAAGAGAGCGGTCGTTCGGGTAAGGGTAACGTCTGACCTCTCCACCGCAGGAAGCGGTCACTTCCTATACCGGAGGGATCCGTAGATCAAGCGGAGGGCAATCGTATGCCCCAGACGTGGAGCCGGACAGGTATTGTGTGCGCAACAGTGGCAACTTTGGGGCTAACGGCTTGGAGTTCCCAAGGCGGAATGGCTTCACAACCGCCGGGTACGGAGGGAGGGAATCGGTCCACTCCGGCCGGCGTGGAGGTCGAAGTCAAGTGTTGCGACGACAGTGTGCTCAAATTGCGGCTCTTGGATGAGAAACTGGAGCTGCAGACCAAATATGGGGTGCTGAGTATTCCGGCGGCGGACATCCGGCGCATCGAGTTTGCCCCACGGATTCCACCCGCCGATGCTGAACGGATCTCCTTGGCGATTTCGCGCCTCTCTCATCCGGACTACCAGATCCGGGAGCGAGCCTCGGCGGAGTTGCTCACATTCCGGGAACGGGCTTATCCGTTTCTGCTCCGAGCGACCAAAAGCGACAATCCGGAAGTTAGCCGGCGAGCGGAGGAAGCGATCCGGGCCATTCAAAGCCGCGTACCGGCCGCCTTGCTGGAATCCCGCGAGTACGATCTGGTCACCACCGAGGATTGTAAGATCGTCGGCCGCTTGACCACGTCGGCCCTGCGCGTCCATACCACTCAGTTCGGCGAACAGTTGCTACGCCTGTCGGATTTGCGCGTTCTTAGCGCTGGTAGTACCGCGAGTGAGACCGCAACCGCTCCCCCGGCTCCTACCAATCTGATGGCCTTCCAGCACCAGTTTGGCAAGGAATTGACCTATACCTTGACGGGCTACACGCCGGGTACCGGTCAGGCCAATGTCTGGGGCACGGATGTGTACACTCTGGATTCCCACTTGGCAGCGGCGGCAGTCCATGCCGGTGTAGTCCAGCCGGGTAAGACGGCCGTCGTCCACGTTCGCATTGTGCAATCTCCCCCGCAATTTATCGCCAGTTACCGCAATGGCATCAACAGCACCGCCTACGGGAACTACCCGGCGGGGGCCTACGAGTTTGTCCGCAAATGACTGATCCAAGTTGGTGTCAGAAACCAACCTGCGACACGCGGAACCAGATGTGGCTCTAGCCAAGGTACTGCAACGTAATCCGGGAGGGTTCTCCTCCCCGTGAAGTACCGCTCTCCCTCTCTCTTCTAGCGGCGCCATTCTAACGGCGCAACTCGTTGAGGGTGTAATAGGCCTCGGGATGCAGGAGGGCCTCACCTTGGGCATTCCGAATTCCTTCCAGGCGGATCTCGTAAACGCGGCCTTTCCGTAATCCCTCGACCGGCACGGTCAAAGTGCGGCGATCGGGCGAGAGGACCAGCGCTCCGACCTTTTCCGCACGGGTATCAATTTCCGGGCAGCCGTAGTTACTGTGGTAGATGTAGGTGAAGGAACTCACCGTGATCGGAGGACGCGGTTGAGCCGGGGCAATGCTGGCCGGGTCGAGTGGTTGAGTAAACACCAAATCGAAACCTTGGGGGGTGAGGGTGATGTGGTGAACCTCGAATGGCTCCTTACCGGTGTAGATGAGGCGTTGCAAGCCGTAGGGTTTGCCTCCGAGCGATCCCCAGCCGCGGTTGGTTTGCCCGATCATCAAGCTACCGTCGGGTGCGAAGCACAGCCGATTGACACCACATTGTAATCCGGAACGGAAGGGGAAGCATGCCCCTTGATAGACCCCGTTGACTTGCTCCAGTGCCACTCGCATGACCGTCGCACGTGTTTGGTCTCCGACGAAGCATTGACCTGCAAAGGGGCCGAATTTTCCTCCCGTGGTATCCCAAACCGGCTCGCTTACGGATTGGCCCATGCGGCCATAAGGGAACCAGATGGCGGGAGGGTCATGCGGGGGATAGCGGCCCGTGAAGCGGCCCGATCCATCAACCCCATCGTAGCGCATGCCACTCGCTGCTTTATCTGGCAGAAGACCAGCGAAAGGGGAATCTTTGACCCAGCGCAGGCTAGCCTGATGGCCGAAAAATCGACCAGGGCGAATGTGATGCATCTTGTTGGTCGCCACCCACTCCCCTTGGTTGTCGCAGTAGAACAACTCGCCGTCGGGAGAAAAGTTGATGCCATTGGGCGAACGCAATCCGCAAGCCACCGGCTCAAGCCGCCCCTGCGGAGTGACCTTGACGCACCAGCCGCGCCAGGGAACCTTGGCCTGATGCCCGCCGCCAAAACCGACGTTGAGGGTAATGTAAAAATTCCCCTGTTTGTCACGCGCTGGACCGAAGGCGAACTCATGGTAATCGCCGGAAACTCCCCATTGGTCACACACCGTGACATACTCATCGGCTAGCCCGTCCCCATTCACATCGCGGATGCGGGTCAACTCCGGACGTTGGACCACGTACACCACTTGATTGCTTTCCACCCATAGTCCCAAGGCTTCATGGAGGCCGGAAGCAAAACGATGGAAGCGGACTTGCTGGGGGTCCTCCGCCAGGGCATTCTCAATCCGCCAGATTTCCCCGCGCCGAGTGCAGGCCAGAAGCTGCGAGTCTGGCCGAAACCCTAGCCCGCCGACCTCCAACACACAATCGCTGGGCAAAGGAATGGTCAGCAAACGGTAATGTTCCGCCTCGCGTCCACCACGGGCAATAGCGGGAGTAGCTGTCCGTTGGAAGGGAAAGTCCTTGTCCAATTGCTGACGAACTCCCGCCGGTAGGACCGTGGGAAGTTGAGCGGGATTGATATAAACGGCCCAATCACCGCCAGCTTGCCCAATCTTGAGAAGCAACTCATTGCTGCCGCGCTGGATGTCTAATTCGACAAAGTCCTGGTCCGCAGCCGCCGCCCGATGATACGGTTCATGGAGCAAGCGCTTGCCATTGAAAAACACACTCAGTGTATCGTCGCTGCCCAAGGACACCGCCAACCGGAAGGCCAAGGGAGACTCGAAGCGGTGGTACAAATAGGCCACAGTGTTGGTTCGATAACGCGGATACAAGCGGATGAGATCGAAAATCCGGCCCGGAGTAAAACCTTCCAACTTTTGCCAGGTGACCTTCTGGTTGCCTTTCCCCAAGTAACTGGCTGTCGGATCAAATTTCTTTTCCGGTGGATACGGGGTGTCGAAACCAGCGTTGTCCGTGTTGTCAAACGGGCCGATGTGGTACCATTCCCCCTCCAAATTGGGTAAGCCGAAGGCGGCAAGCGTCGCACGGATGGTATCGGCGCGATTCCCTTTTTTGACGTACTGGCCCTTGAGGAGGGGCGAATCGGAAGCCGGTGCTTGCATCGCGGCGGATGCTTCCCAAGGAGCGGCGGGCACTTCTGAAACTCGCCATCCTCCGGCGATCCCTGCCATCAAGAGCAGCACCATGGTCCAGACAACACGCCGCCGGATCAGAAGGGGATTCATGGTGGGAACAATTGGAGTTCAGGGGGGCAGGTTCACATCTTCCGTTGACGCCAACATATCTGAGCAGTGAGGGAACGACAATGGGATGGGGAGAACAGTTTGGCAGGGGATGAGGCTGACAGCCGTCAAACGTTCCGTTGCAAGGACCAATCGATGAGGGAGTCGAGGAGATCGCGATGAGTGGATGGGGGAAACGCTAGCAGAGCAGCGCGGGCAGTATGAAGGGCCTCTTCAGCCCGGCGGCGGGCGTACTCCAGCGAACCTTGGCGTTGCAAAACGGCCAGAATGTAGGAGTAGCGCTCGGACTGGCCATTCTGCAACATCTGGCAGAACTCCTCGGCTTCGTTCCGTGGCATCTGACTTAGAGCATGGATTATAGGCAAAGTCGCTTTACCCTGGATAAGATCGGTACCAAGTGTCTTGCCGGCGGTATCTTCCCGGCCGGTCAGATCGAGTAGGTCGTCGATGATCTGGAAGGCTCGGCCGAGGGAACGTCCATAAAGGCAGGCCGCTTGGACCATCTCCTCGGTACCCCCGGCGTAAACGGCGCCGAGCTGGGCTGCGCATTCGGTCAAGGCGGCTGTTTTGTCATCAATGATTCTCAGGTATTTCGCTTCCGGCAAATGCCAGTGCCCGCGCTCGGCCCATTGGAGCAGTTCCCCGGCACAGACGCGGTTGGTGGCCGATCCAATAAGCCGGCAAGCCCGTTGATCCACCGAAGCGGCCAGATGAAAGGCGTGAGTGAAAAGCAGGTCTCCCAGGAGGATCGCTGTCTTGTTCCCCCAACGAGCGTGTACGGTGGGAAGATGCCGGCGCTGCGCAGCTTCGTCGAGCACGTCATCGTGGATCAGCGTGGCGGTGTGGATCATTTCGACCACTGCTGCCAGGGTGTAATGGGCCGGCACGGTATGCCCGCAACTGCGTGCCACAAGCAGCAACAGGGCAGGGCGGAGGCGCTTTCCCTGGTAGGCCTGGAGGTGGTTCAGCAATTCTGGGAAGCGTTCTCGATAAGGGGATAACTCCTGGTGCAGAACCGCTTCCACAGCGGCGAGTTCCTCAGCCAGTGGGGCCAGCAGGGAGTCGATCTTCCTGGGGGGAGGTGCCGGAATCGGAGAGGGAGATGCGTGCGGGGGAGAGCCGTGGCTGTCGTGCGGATTGACCTGGGTGTCCGTGTCCCGGTGGATGGTCGTGGGTTGGCTGCGAAGTCCGCTGCGGGTTGCTGGACGCATGGTTTACTCCCTTGGCGGTTCGACGTCTGTTTTGGCCCGTTGATAGTGGCCGCTCCGGCCGCCGCTCTTCTCCTCCAAGCGGATATCTTCGATGCTCATGCTTCGATCGAGGCTCTTGCACATGTCGTAAACGGTCAGGGCCGCTATACTAACCGCCGTCAGGGCTTCCATTTCAACACCGGTCTGGCCGCGAACCCGGACTGTGGCCTCGATTCGCAAGGAGTCTTCTCCTTCTTCGGCAAAGTCGATGTGGATGGCAGTGATCGGCAGGGGGTGACATAAGGGAATCAATTCCGCCGTTTTTTTCGCCGCGAGAATCCCTGCTAACCGGGCGGTTTCGAGGACAGCTCCCTTGGGAAGCTGCTGCTCGCGTATGGCTTGGAGGGTCTGGGGCTGCATCCTGACTCGTGCCGAGGCCCGCGCTAGCCGGTCTGTCACCTCCTTATCGCCCACGTCCACCATGCGGATTGCACCTTGGGCATCCAGGTGACTGAACGATGCTTCGGACATCGTATGGCCCCTCCCACTCTTGGGAACGCGATCAGTTCTGCCGGGCTGGTGCCCGCTTGGCCCTGTCCGATTCCCGGACTCCAATGAACCTTCTGTCAAGGTCCCACTTTCTACCCTAGGAAATTTGCGGTTGCTCGCTGCCAAATCCAATCAAAGCGAATGACAGGAGGAGGGAGAATGCAGAAAACAATGCGGGGAAACGGAAAAAAGTGGAAACGTTCCGACGCCGCCTTGCGGTGACGGTACACGATCGAAGGACATACTGCCCGGAGGCGGCAGCTCTTCGACAGGTGGAGGTGTGCCCGGCGGTAAAGGCTCAGGAAAAAGCGGTTGCTGTCCAGAGACCGGCGGAGGAGGCAGAGGAGAGCCAGGTTGGGGCGGTAAAACGGGAGTCGGAACTGGCTTGATGCGGATGTCCCGGTCCGTTTCAAAGACTCTTCCATCCAGTGCTGTGAAGCGGACGGCGATCCGCAGGCGTTCGTAGCGGGGATAACGCGGCCAGGGTAAACTGAGAAAATAGCCGCTACTAATCCACCCTTGCCGCCAAGTGGGGCGCAGGCGTTCTGGGGAGATGGCCCAGGAACCGAGGAACTCTTTTTGTCCGGAGGGAGCCACCTCCCAGAGCCAAACTTCCACGCGGCCTGGCACTTTCACCACCGCGTCGTCTTCATCCTTGGGGGCCACCACGACCATAAGGGCTTCGTCTCCTGGTGCCCCGTCTTCGTCGATGCCCCCCGTGCCGCGAGCCAGAGTGACCTGCCGGAGGGGTATGGATGACGGAGGAGCGGTCGAACCAGTGACTGCACCGGCAGGATGCGGGCACGGTAGCTGGCGGGCGTACGCCTCGTTGAGATGGCGGGCCTGTTCCAAGGCGCTGCGGGTCTCTGCCAGTTCACGCTCGCGCTGCCGCAGTTCCGCTTCGAGTAGGTCGTAACGTTTGTGAGGACGGCAGGCCGCGGAAACGAGGAGCGCCGCCGTGCATACCAAGATCAACCACCGGTAAAACGCCTGGGAACCTGTATAGCAGTACCCCCCGAACGTCCGGCAGTTGCTGATCTCCTCCCTCACGGCGATCCCCGCTGGTAGTTTCAGGATGGTCAGCCGCTTCCACCCGGTGTGACGCCGATCTGCTCCGGATGAATCCGCTCCAACACCTTGTCAATTAGCCCAAAATTCAGGGCCTCCATCGGGGACATGAAATTGTCCCGATCGGTCCCCTTGCGGATCGTCTCGATCGACTGGCCCGTATGTTTGGCGAGCAGCTCATTGAGCATCTCGCGAGTCCGCAGGAACTCCTTGGCATGGATAATGATTTCTTCGGTTGTTCCCTCCGTGCCACCCAACGGTTGGTGGATCATAATCCGGGCGTGGGGCAGAGCATAACGCTTCCCTTTGGTTCCCGCCGTCAGCAGCATAGCACCCATACTGGCAGCTTGGCCGATACAGTAGGTGGCCACGTCGCAGGTCACAAATTGCATTGTGTCGTAAATGGCCATGCCGGCTGTGACGCTGCCGCCGGGACTATTGATGTACAAGTGTATGTCCTTTTTCGGGTCCTCAAACTGCAAGTACAGGAGTTGGGCCACCACCAGGTTGGCCGACTCATCTGTGACAGGACCCTGCAAGAAAACGATCCGGTCTTTCAGCAGGCGGCTATAGATGTCATAGGCCCGCTCTTCGCGGCCATGGCTTTCCACGACGATCGGTATCAAAGGCATTGAGGTCACTCCTCCTGCGAACCGCCGTCGCGTCCGAAGGGTAGATCGGATTGGCGGCCCGCCCTTGATGAAACAACCTGTATACACGCGGCCCAGGTCAACACTTCCGTGAGGTTGGGATAGGGGCTGGGGAAACAGGAGCGGTTATGCTGCGGATGGCAACCCTGCAATTTGCGCGCGGATAGCAACACCGCTCTTCCGCCCAGACTGCTGAGACTCTTTTTGTGCGGCATATGCCGGCC
The Thermogemmata fonticola genome window above contains:
- a CDS encoding LCCL domain-containing protein, whose translation is MPQTWSRTGIVCATVATLGLTAWSSQGGMASQPPGTEGGNRSTPAGVEVEVKCCDDSVLKLRLLDEKLELQTKYGVLSIPAADIRRIEFAPRIPPADAERISLAISRLSHPDYQIRERASAELLTFRERAYPFLLRATKSDNPEVSRRAEEAIRAIQSRVPAALLESREYDLVTTEDCKIVGRLTTSALRVHTTQFGEQLLRLSDLRVLSAGSTASETATAPPAPTNLMAFQHQFGKELTYTLTGYTPGTGQANVWGTDVYTLDSHLAAAAVHAGVVQPGKTAVVHVRIVQSPPQFIASYRNGINSTAYGNYPAGAYEFVRK
- a CDS encoding polyprenyl synthetase family protein codes for the protein MRPATRSGLRSQPTTIHRDTDTQVNPHDSHGSPPHASPSPIPAPPPRKIDSLLAPLAEELAAVEAVLHQELSPYRERFPELLNHLQAYQGKRLRPALLLLVARSCGHTVPAHYTLAAVVEMIHTATLIHDDVLDEAAQRRHLPTVHARWGNKTAILLGDLLFTHAFHLAASVDQRACRLIGSATNRVCAGELLQWAERGHWHLPEAKYLRIIDDKTAALTECAAQLGAVYAGGTEEMVQAACLYGRSLGRAFQIIDDLLDLTGREDTAGKTLGTDLIQGKATLPIIHALSQMPRNEAEEFCQMLQNGQSERYSYILAVLQRQGSLEYARRRAEEALHTARAALLAFPPSTHRDLLDSLIDWSLQRNV
- the moaC gene encoding cyclic pyranopterin monophosphate synthase MoaC yields the protein MSEASFSHLDAQGAIRMVDVGDKEVTDRLARASARVRMQPQTLQAIREQQLPKGAVLETARLAGILAAKKTAELIPLCHPLPITAIHIDFAEEGEDSLRIEATVRVRGQTGVEMEALTAVSIAALTVYDMCKSLDRSMSIEDIRLEEKSGGRSGHYQRAKTDVEPPRE
- a CDS encoding ATP-dependent Clp protease proteolytic subunit: MPLIPIVVESHGREERAYDIYSRLLKDRIVFLQGPVTDESANLVVAQLLYLQFEDPKKDIHLYINSPGGSVTAGMAIYDTMQFVTCDVATYCIGQAASMGAMLLTAGTKGKRYALPHARIMIHQPLGGTEGTTEEIIIHAKEFLRTREMLNELLAKHTGQSIETIRKGTDRDNFMSPMEALNFGLIDKVLERIHPEQIGVTPGGSG